Proteins encoded within one genomic window of Haematobia irritans isolate KBUSLIRL chromosome 5, ASM5000362v1, whole genome shotgun sequence:
- the Hsepi gene encoding D-glucuronyl C5-epimerase isoform X3 — MRLNLKAVLLLLTIAVVVITCAVYMRCAEFTFPRDLVRHWDPKLYAVGSSSDLINNNIGDETGDGTNENAAPLQDIKCLINQEYTISCKRDEEGREIFVPFSFLRTYFDIAGTMSNPSSPQTLEGNNNDGLQVEPQFLWMHSTAKINLPRGKYDPRGLFMYFENYNVEARDRVKCISAADGVPISTQWEKKGYFYPTQIAQFALSHYSKNLTEPPPRINILENADSVRNKWSIPKSSNLSRIWHPKFNSSVIQYETAVDFDSAITLNNINQALDLVLSVDLLLITNSSSLLVTIENHETKRIYRVHYIPADLILSVQDDNIYYGLGTQSLNKWRHLTRDLHIDIQKGLAIENPKKSANKVKRSDLRVLSISFMGIGFFDNVSLCTTNHLAHFYDGAEWFINHQDLRTGGWPNPVRRSLNGFVELKPGWLSAMGQGHAISVLARAFWHSGDKRYLKSAALGLKPFRIFSKDGGVLAQFMDKYAWYEEYPTTPASFVLNGFIYSLLGLYDLNSTAPSHIAKEAGKLFDQGMLSLKKMLLLYDTGSGTSYDLRHLSLGVAPNLARWDYHATHVNQLLLLATIDSDPIITQTAERWKGYMFGKRAKHN; from the exons ATGAGATTAAATCTGAAGGCAGTATTGCTTTTGCTTACGATAGCTGTg GTGGTGATAACATGTGCTGTTTACATGCGCTGTGCCGAATTCACTTTTCCCCGAGATTTAGTTAGACACTGGGATCCCAAATTGTACGCTGTGGGAAGTAGTTCTGATCTGATCAATAATAATATTGGTGACGAAACCGGTGATGGGACAAATGAAAATGCAGCTCCATTACAGGATATAAAGTGCCTAATTAATCAAGAATATACCATTAGCTGTAAACGTGATGAAGAAGGTCGAGAAATATTTGTGCCTTTTTCGTTTCTGCGCACATATTTTGATATTGCTGGTACAATGAGTAATCCTTCATCACCACAAACGCTAGAGGGAAATAACAACGATGGATTGCAGGTGGAGCCGCAATTCCTTTGGATGCACAGTAcagccaaaataaatttgcctAGAGGCAAATATGATCCAAGGggtttatttatgtatttcgAGAACTACAATGTAGAG GCTCGAGATCGTGTCAAATGCATAAGTGCAGCGGACGGAGTTCCAATAAGCACACAATGGGAAAAGAAGGGATATTTTTATCCAACGCAAATCGCACAGTTTGCTCTGTCACACTACAGTAAGAATTTAACCGAACCTCCGCCGAGAATAAAT ATATTGGAAAATGCTGACAGTGTCCGTAATAAATGGAGTATACCGAAAAGCAGTAATCTTTCGAGAATTTGGCATCCGAAGTTCAACTCTTCCGTCATTCAATATGAAACTGCCGTCGATTTTGACAGTGCCATTACCCTCAACAATATTAATCAAGCTTTAGACTTAGTATTAAGTGTTGATTTATTGCTGATAACAAATAGTAGCAGTCTTTTAGTTACCATAGAAAATCACGAAACCAAACGTATATATCGTGTGCATTACATACCAGCCGATTTAATTCTTAGCGTACAAGATGATAACATTTATTATGGTTTGGGTACACAAAGTCTAAATAAATGGAGGCATTTAACTAGAGATCTTCATATTGACATACAGAAAGGTCTGGCCATTGAGAATCCAAAAAAATCTGCAAATAAGGTAAAGCGATCCGATTTACGAGTACTTTCGATATCGTTTATGGGAATAGGATTTTTCGACAATGTCTCACTATGTACCACAAATCATTTAGCTCATTTCTATGATGGGGCCGAATGGTTTATAAATCATCAAGATTTGCGCACTG GTGGCTGGCCCAATCCAGTACGTCGAAGTTTAAATGGATTTGTCGAATTAAAACCTGGCTGGTTGTCAGCTATGGGACAAGGGCATGCTATTTCAGTGTTGGCACGAGCCTTTTGGCATTCCGGAGATAAGCGTTATTTGAAGTCTGCTGCTCTAGGCTTAAAACCTTTTCGGATATTTTCGAAAGATGGAGGTGTCCTTGCCCAATTTATGGATAAATATGCTTG GTATGAAGAATATCCGACAACACCCGCATCGTTTGTATTAAATGGTTTCATATACTCCCTTTTGGGACTTTATGATCTAAATTCGACGGCGCCTTCACACATTGCCAAGGAAGCTGGTAAACTATTCGATCAAGGAATGTTGTCATTAAAGAAAATGCTACTCCTCTACGACACTGGTTCGGGGACAAGTTACGATTTAAGGCATCTAAGTTTGGGTGTGGCACCCAACTTAGCTCGTTGGGACTATCATGCAACGCATGTGAATCAACTATTGCTCTTGGCCACCATTGACAGTGATCCAATTATAACACAAACAGCGGAACGATGGAAAggatatatgtttggaaaaagggcAAAACATAATTGA
- the LOC142241249 gene encoding synaptic plasticity regulator PANTS: protein MTEKDKNSNELNTAVTLKDAWAIRPCSVYKDEYDDCTSFKARFHQYFIHGENTDCTQWQTDYKNCVRYQDSNGNDVQAGEAVVRSEEERRLRRFRGHYGNTVWEKRKSPPEDWSKPLPEWLEKKNENSYLQLKQMEMDGRAIPEDSKSYCMIM from the exons ATGACAGAAAAGGATAAAAATTCCAATGAACTCAATACTGCGGTGACTCTAAAGGATGCATGGgcg ATACGTCCATGCTCTGTGTATAAAGATGAATACGACGATTGCACTAGTTTTAAAGCACGATTTCATCAATATTTCATACACGGAGAAAACACTGACTGTACACAATGGCAAACAGactataaaaattgtgttagGTATCAAGATTCTAATGGAAACGATGTCCAAGCCGGTGAAGCAGTCGTACGTAGCGAAGAAGAAAGGCGTCTAAGGCGTTTCCGCGGGCATTACGGAAACACAGTTTGGGAAAAGAGAAAATCCCCTCCCGAGGACTGGTCAAAACCTCTTCCGGAATGGTtggaaaagaaaaatgaaaactcTTATTTGCAACTGAAACAAATGGAGATGGATGGCCGTGCGATCCCTGAAGATTCTAAATCGTATTGTATGATAATGTAG
- the LOC142240471 gene encoding coenzyme Q-binding protein COQ10, mitochondrial: protein MLKNAVTTKYLQVGQKIYSRGYVHQHQTRLFNIGNIINRNRGYEKKELLGYSMQEMYSVVSDVKNYQNFVPYVKKSHVHSERNNGFKADLIVGFPPLHEVYTSNVTLKSPTVVTSECSDGRLFDYLLNEWRFSPGLKDIPQSCVLDFKVTFQFKSLLHSNIANIFFDLICDQMEQAFVTEVRKRYGEASIKSHILSSKRS, encoded by the exons ATGTTAAAAAACGCAGTTACCACAAAATATCTGCAGGTTGGTCAAAAAAt ATACTCCAGAGGATATGTGCACCAACACCAGACTAGACTTTTTAACATTGGAAATATCATAAACAGAAATAGaggctatgagaaaaaagaaCTGTTGGG ATATTCCATGCAGGAAATGTATTCTGTGGTTTCAGATGTAAAAAACTATCAAAACTTTGTGCCATATGTCAAGAAATCTCACGTTCACAGTGAACGCaataatggttttaaagctgatctTATTGTTGGATTTCCCCCACTTCATGAAGTGTATACGTCAAATGTGACTTTAAAATCACCCACCGTTGTGACATCTGAGTGTAGCGATGGCAGACTCTTCGATTATCTTTTGAATGAATGGCGATTTAGTCCGGGCCTAAAGGACATACCACAGTCTTGTGTTTTAGACTTTAAAGTTACTTTTCAATTCAAATCGCTGCTACATAGTAACATTGCAAATATATTCTTTGATTTAATATGTGACCAAATGGAACAAGCTTTTGTGACGGAAGTTAGGAAACGTTATGGCGAGGCTTCCATTAAATCGCATATTTTATCCTCGAAACGTTCTTGA
- the Adck5 gene encoding aarF domain containing kinase 5, translated as MIRNKVLLLRKDLLRLKQAATPLQQYFRQLNSSTSKRKLPIVSVGVGFTLANFCLYDGVVNEFTYSGAALRFFRSLKTATLITYDYFMLDDNDPDYEIKIKEIHQRSADRLLETCMKNGGLYIKVGQGFAAINHILPKEYTSTLSKLQDKCLPTKREDVEKVFQQDFGTNPEYLYEEFDYNPVAAASIAQVFKAKLRTGQYVAVKVQYSDLQKRFVSDLGTIIFLHDIVELFFKSYNFGWILRDVKHNLVQELNFIKEGQNVERCAKDLRSLKFVHIPKVYWAHTKKRVLTLEWIDGVKIGDVESLQKTDLKLKDVDRKLFQMFSEQIFNTGFVHADPHASNIYVRKSSKSGKAELVLLDHGLYEELPVNVRKPLCEFWEATVLRDEIAMQKAAKKLGIKDHMKFAEVLFQQPIRIHGGKIKTKLNEDDINYMQEIAQKNFEMIMSTLKEMPRNMLFVVRNLNTVRAIGRMHGDVVDRPKVMAHYAQKCIYKNYSTIKGYIKWACRRLYFEYSLWTFSFKRNCLSLYFNLLYKLGRAPASAKTILKDIEHHNID; from the exons ATGATAAGAAAT aaagttttgttactTCGAAAAGACTTGTTGCGATTGAAGCAAGCTGCCACGCCACTACAGCAATATTTTCGCCAGTTGAATAGCTCCACAAGTAAAAGGAAATTGCCAATTGTTTCTGTTGGCGTTGGATTTACTCTTGCAAACTTTTGCCTATACGATGGAGTTGTTAATGAATTTACATATTCCGGAGCAGCATTGCGCTTTTTCCGTTCCCTTAAAACTGCCACTTTAATTACTTATGATTATTTTATGTTGGATGATAATGATCCCGATTACGAGATTAAAATCAAAGAAATACACCAAAGATCCGCCGATCGTCTACTGGAAACATGTATGAAAAACGGTGGTCTATACATTAAGGTTGGTCAAGGTTTTGCTGCTATTAATCATATACTGCCCAAGGAGTACACTAGTACTTTGTCGAAGCTACAAGATAAATGTTTGCCTACCAAACGAGAAGATGTCGAAAAAGTTTTCCAACAAGATTTTGGAACAAACCCCGAATATTTATATGAAGAATTTGACTATAACCCGGTAGCGGCAGCAAGTATTGCTCAGGTTTTCAAGGCTAAACTTAGGACGGGTCAATATGTTGCCGTCAAG GTGCAATACAGCGATTTGCAGAAACGCTTTGTCAGTGATTTAGGAACCATTATCTTTTTACATGATATTGTCGAATTATTCTTTAAAAGTTATAATTTTGGATGGATTCTAAGAGATGTTAAACATAATTTAGtccaagaattaaattttattaaggaaggtcaaaatgtggaacgctgtgCCAAGGATTTGAGATCGTTAAAGTTTGTGCATATACCAAAAGTTTACTGGGCCCATACAAAAAAA agGGTATTGACATTGGAATGGATAGATGGTGTAAAAATTGGTGATGTAGAATCGCTGCAAAAGACAGACCTTAAGTTGAAGGATGTCGATAGAAAGCTGTTTCAAATGTTTTCCGAACAAATATTTAACACAGGATTTGTGCATGCTGATCCACATGCAAGTAACA tttatgttCGCAAAAGCTCGAAAAGTGGAAAGGCAGAACTAGTTCTTTTAGATCATGGACTTTATGAAGAATTACCCGTCAACGTACGAAAACCGCTTTGTGAATTTTGGGAAGCAACAGTATTGAGAGATGAAATTGCCATGCAAAAAGCAGCAAAGAAATTAGGTATTAAAGATCATATGAAATTTGCCGAAGTATTATTTCAACAGCCTATACGTATACATGGTgggaaaatcaaaacaaaacttaACGAGGATGACATAAACTATATGCAAGAAATAGCACAAAAGAACTTTGAAATGATAATGTCCACGTTAAAAGAGATGCCTCGTAATATGTTGTTTGTGGTCAG gaATTTGAATACCGTGCGCGCCATTGGTCGTATGCATGGTGATGTCGTTGATAGACCCAAAGTTATGGCTCATTACGCTCAGAAATGCATCTATAAAAACTATAGTACAATCAAAGGTTACATCAAATGGGCTTGTCGGCGTTTGTATTTTGAGTATTCATTATG GACTTTTTCCTTTAAACGCAACTGTTTATCGTTGTATTTCAACTTGTTATACAAGCTAGGGCGAGCTCCTGCTTCggctaaaacaattttaaaggaTATAGAGCATCATAATATCGATTGA
- the Hsepi gene encoding D-glucuronyl C5-epimerase isoform X1, with protein sequence MLSDFNIVSDKNTGLKSPTSSFTSNNKYIRNCKFPRSVVVIKKQHRKSYSKQEPIFIFIMRLNLKAVLLLLTIAVVVITCAVYMRCAEFTFPRDLVRHWDPKLYAVGSSSDLINNNIGDETGDGTNENAAPLQDIKCLINQEYTISCKRDEEGREIFVPFSFLRTYFDIAGTMSNPSSPQTLEGNNNDGLQVEPQFLWMHSTAKINLPRGKYDPRGLFMYFENYNVEARDRVKCISAADGVPISTQWEKKGYFYPTQIAQFALSHYSKNLTEPPPRINILENADSVRNKWSIPKSSNLSRIWHPKFNSSVIQYETAVDFDSAITLNNINQALDLVLSVDLLLITNSSSLLVTIENHETKRIYRVHYIPADLILSVQDDNIYYGLGTQSLNKWRHLTRDLHIDIQKGLAIENPKKSANKVKRSDLRVLSISFMGIGFFDNVSLCTTNHLAHFYDGAEWFINHQDLRTGGWPNPVRRSLNGFVELKPGWLSAMGQGHAISVLARAFWHSGDKRYLKSAALGLKPFRIFSKDGGVLAQFMDKYAWYEEYPTTPASFVLNGFIYSLLGLYDLNSTAPSHIAKEAGKLFDQGMLSLKKMLLLYDTGSGTSYDLRHLSLGVAPNLARWDYHATHVNQLLLLATIDSDPIITQTAERWKGYMFGKRAKHN encoded by the exons cagGAACCCATATTCATATTCATCATGAGATTAAATCTGAAGGCAGTATTGCTTTTGCTTACGATAGCTGTg GTGGTGATAACATGTGCTGTTTACATGCGCTGTGCCGAATTCACTTTTCCCCGAGATTTAGTTAGACACTGGGATCCCAAATTGTACGCTGTGGGAAGTAGTTCTGATCTGATCAATAATAATATTGGTGACGAAACCGGTGATGGGACAAATGAAAATGCAGCTCCATTACAGGATATAAAGTGCCTAATTAATCAAGAATATACCATTAGCTGTAAACGTGATGAAGAAGGTCGAGAAATATTTGTGCCTTTTTCGTTTCTGCGCACATATTTTGATATTGCTGGTACAATGAGTAATCCTTCATCACCACAAACGCTAGAGGGAAATAACAACGATGGATTGCAGGTGGAGCCGCAATTCCTTTGGATGCACAGTAcagccaaaataaatttgcctAGAGGCAAATATGATCCAAGGggtttatttatgtatttcgAGAACTACAATGTAGAG GCTCGAGATCGTGTCAAATGCATAAGTGCAGCGGACGGAGTTCCAATAAGCACACAATGGGAAAAGAAGGGATATTTTTATCCAACGCAAATCGCACAGTTTGCTCTGTCACACTACAGTAAGAATTTAACCGAACCTCCGCCGAGAATAAAT ATATTGGAAAATGCTGACAGTGTCCGTAATAAATGGAGTATACCGAAAAGCAGTAATCTTTCGAGAATTTGGCATCCGAAGTTCAACTCTTCCGTCATTCAATATGAAACTGCCGTCGATTTTGACAGTGCCATTACCCTCAACAATATTAATCAAGCTTTAGACTTAGTATTAAGTGTTGATTTATTGCTGATAACAAATAGTAGCAGTCTTTTAGTTACCATAGAAAATCACGAAACCAAACGTATATATCGTGTGCATTACATACCAGCCGATTTAATTCTTAGCGTACAAGATGATAACATTTATTATGGTTTGGGTACACAAAGTCTAAATAAATGGAGGCATTTAACTAGAGATCTTCATATTGACATACAGAAAGGTCTGGCCATTGAGAATCCAAAAAAATCTGCAAATAAGGTAAAGCGATCCGATTTACGAGTACTTTCGATATCGTTTATGGGAATAGGATTTTTCGACAATGTCTCACTATGTACCACAAATCATTTAGCTCATTTCTATGATGGGGCCGAATGGTTTATAAATCATCAAGATTTGCGCACTG GTGGCTGGCCCAATCCAGTACGTCGAAGTTTAAATGGATTTGTCGAATTAAAACCTGGCTGGTTGTCAGCTATGGGACAAGGGCATGCTATTTCAGTGTTGGCACGAGCCTTTTGGCATTCCGGAGATAAGCGTTATTTGAAGTCTGCTGCTCTAGGCTTAAAACCTTTTCGGATATTTTCGAAAGATGGAGGTGTCCTTGCCCAATTTATGGATAAATATGCTTG GTATGAAGAATATCCGACAACACCCGCATCGTTTGTATTAAATGGTTTCATATACTCCCTTTTGGGACTTTATGATCTAAATTCGACGGCGCCTTCACACATTGCCAAGGAAGCTGGTAAACTATTCGATCAAGGAATGTTGTCATTAAAGAAAATGCTACTCCTCTACGACACTGGTTCGGGGACAAGTTACGATTTAAGGCATCTAAGTTTGGGTGTGGCACCCAACTTAGCTCGTTGGGACTATCATGCAACGCATGTGAATCAACTATTGCTCTTGGCCACCATTGACAGTGATCCAATTATAACACAAACAGCGGAACGATGGAAAggatatatgtttggaaaaagggcAAAACATAATTGA
- the Hsepi gene encoding D-glucuronyl C5-epimerase isoform X2: MLSDFNIVSDKNTGLKSPTSSFTSNNKYIRNCKFPRSVVVIKKQHRKSYSKEPIFIFIMRLNLKAVLLLLTIAVVVITCAVYMRCAEFTFPRDLVRHWDPKLYAVGSSSDLINNNIGDETGDGTNENAAPLQDIKCLINQEYTISCKRDEEGREIFVPFSFLRTYFDIAGTMSNPSSPQTLEGNNNDGLQVEPQFLWMHSTAKINLPRGKYDPRGLFMYFENYNVEARDRVKCISAADGVPISTQWEKKGYFYPTQIAQFALSHYSKNLTEPPPRINILENADSVRNKWSIPKSSNLSRIWHPKFNSSVIQYETAVDFDSAITLNNINQALDLVLSVDLLLITNSSSLLVTIENHETKRIYRVHYIPADLILSVQDDNIYYGLGTQSLNKWRHLTRDLHIDIQKGLAIENPKKSANKVKRSDLRVLSISFMGIGFFDNVSLCTTNHLAHFYDGAEWFINHQDLRTGGWPNPVRRSLNGFVELKPGWLSAMGQGHAISVLARAFWHSGDKRYLKSAALGLKPFRIFSKDGGVLAQFMDKYAWYEEYPTTPASFVLNGFIYSLLGLYDLNSTAPSHIAKEAGKLFDQGMLSLKKMLLLYDTGSGTSYDLRHLSLGVAPNLARWDYHATHVNQLLLLATIDSDPIITQTAERWKGYMFGKRAKHN; encoded by the exons GAACCCATATTCATATTCATCATGAGATTAAATCTGAAGGCAGTATTGCTTTTGCTTACGATAGCTGTg GTGGTGATAACATGTGCTGTTTACATGCGCTGTGCCGAATTCACTTTTCCCCGAGATTTAGTTAGACACTGGGATCCCAAATTGTACGCTGTGGGAAGTAGTTCTGATCTGATCAATAATAATATTGGTGACGAAACCGGTGATGGGACAAATGAAAATGCAGCTCCATTACAGGATATAAAGTGCCTAATTAATCAAGAATATACCATTAGCTGTAAACGTGATGAAGAAGGTCGAGAAATATTTGTGCCTTTTTCGTTTCTGCGCACATATTTTGATATTGCTGGTACAATGAGTAATCCTTCATCACCACAAACGCTAGAGGGAAATAACAACGATGGATTGCAGGTGGAGCCGCAATTCCTTTGGATGCACAGTAcagccaaaataaatttgcctAGAGGCAAATATGATCCAAGGggtttatttatgtatttcgAGAACTACAATGTAGAG GCTCGAGATCGTGTCAAATGCATAAGTGCAGCGGACGGAGTTCCAATAAGCACACAATGGGAAAAGAAGGGATATTTTTATCCAACGCAAATCGCACAGTTTGCTCTGTCACACTACAGTAAGAATTTAACCGAACCTCCGCCGAGAATAAAT ATATTGGAAAATGCTGACAGTGTCCGTAATAAATGGAGTATACCGAAAAGCAGTAATCTTTCGAGAATTTGGCATCCGAAGTTCAACTCTTCCGTCATTCAATATGAAACTGCCGTCGATTTTGACAGTGCCATTACCCTCAACAATATTAATCAAGCTTTAGACTTAGTATTAAGTGTTGATTTATTGCTGATAACAAATAGTAGCAGTCTTTTAGTTACCATAGAAAATCACGAAACCAAACGTATATATCGTGTGCATTACATACCAGCCGATTTAATTCTTAGCGTACAAGATGATAACATTTATTATGGTTTGGGTACACAAAGTCTAAATAAATGGAGGCATTTAACTAGAGATCTTCATATTGACATACAGAAAGGTCTGGCCATTGAGAATCCAAAAAAATCTGCAAATAAGGTAAAGCGATCCGATTTACGAGTACTTTCGATATCGTTTATGGGAATAGGATTTTTCGACAATGTCTCACTATGTACCACAAATCATTTAGCTCATTTCTATGATGGGGCCGAATGGTTTATAAATCATCAAGATTTGCGCACTG GTGGCTGGCCCAATCCAGTACGTCGAAGTTTAAATGGATTTGTCGAATTAAAACCTGGCTGGTTGTCAGCTATGGGACAAGGGCATGCTATTTCAGTGTTGGCACGAGCCTTTTGGCATTCCGGAGATAAGCGTTATTTGAAGTCTGCTGCTCTAGGCTTAAAACCTTTTCGGATATTTTCGAAAGATGGAGGTGTCCTTGCCCAATTTATGGATAAATATGCTTG GTATGAAGAATATCCGACAACACCCGCATCGTTTGTATTAAATGGTTTCATATACTCCCTTTTGGGACTTTATGATCTAAATTCGACGGCGCCTTCACACATTGCCAAGGAAGCTGGTAAACTATTCGATCAAGGAATGTTGTCATTAAAGAAAATGCTACTCCTCTACGACACTGGTTCGGGGACAAGTTACGATTTAAGGCATCTAAGTTTGGGTGTGGCACCCAACTTAGCTCGTTGGGACTATCATGCAACGCATGTGAATCAACTATTGCTCTTGGCCACCATTGACAGTGATCCAATTATAACACAAACAGCGGAACGATGGAAAggatatatgtttggaaaaagggcAAAACATAATTGA